The Alicyclobacillus macrosporangiidus CPP55 genome segment GTTCATCGTCAGCGCCGGCGGGGACATGGTGTGCGCGGGTTGGTGCGGCGGACGGCCATGGCGGGTCGGCATCGACGATCCGTTCGGCGGCGCGGCTCCCGCGCTGACCTTGGATGTCTGGGAGCTGGCGGTGGCGACCAGCGCGACGTACCGGCGTCGTTGGCAGGCGGGGGATCGCATCGTCCACCATCTGATGGACCCGCGGACGGGACGCCCGGCGCAGACGGATGTGGTCTCGTGCACGGTGTTGCACGAGCGGCTGGTGGTGGCGGAGGTGCTGGCGAAGGTAGCCCTGTTGCTGGGCCGTGACGCGGGATCGGCGTGGCTGGAAAGACAGCCGCAGCGGGGCTGGGCGATGATCACGGCGGACGGGGAGGTGCGGCACGCGTGGATGCGGCAGAAGAGCGGGTGACCTGGTACCCGCTGGCGGGGGCCGTGGTGTTTTTGTTGCTGGTGATCGCGGCGTCGTACGCCTGGGTGGTGGCGATGTTCCCGCCTGAGCAGGAGAAGAACCTGGTCTTCTGGTACATGGAGCGCGCGGCGGGGTTCACTGCGTATGAGCTGTTGGCGTTCACGGCGCTCCTCGGGCTGACCTCGAGCGCTGGGATGTGGGATCGATGGAAGGCCCGCCGCCTCGTGACGCAGTGGCACCAGTTCGCGTCGAGCCTCGTGATCGCCTTTCTCGTCTTACACCTGTGGGGGCTGCACGAGGATACGACGATCCCGTTTCCGTTGCCAAAGCTGTTCGTGCCCTTCGCGGCGTCGTACCGGCCGCTGTTCACAGGCTTCGGGGTCTTGGCCCTGTATGGGCTGGCGGTCCTGTTGGTCACCTCGTACCTGCGCCCGTACATCAGGCCGCGGGTATGGCGCAGCATCCACTTTCTGTCGATCCCGGTGTTCCTCCTGGTCACTCTCCACGGCCTGCTGTCGGGCACGGACTCGACATCGGCTTGGGCGGTGTGGATGTACGTGGTCCCGGCGGCATTGTTCGTGGGCCTGCTGGTGCCGCGGCTCCTGGGGCGGTGTCTGCCGCTATGATGGACCCGGGCCAGTACCGTAAGTGCGAATCTGTCGCTACGGGTTCGTCAGCGGGTCGGAAGACAGTCCTCGCGTCGCATACCAACGCACCACATGCGGTTGGTTGCGATCCGCACCTGTTCCCTCTTCACACTTCCTCGGGTTGACGCCACTCTCTTCCCCAGCTACAATCGAGAAGTACTTTAGTATATTAGCAAGCTAAAGCGAAGGGCGTGCGTAAGCGCCGCTCAGACCGACATGCACGTGAACAACGGGTACCTCGGCGCGCCCGCGCGGCCGTCGGTGCGCGAACGCCAGCCAGCGTTTGCATGCCGGGGCGGGATGGTGCAGACTGGCGGTAAGTGTGGTCATCGTAAGGGTGGTCACCGGCCCGGATCGGCCGCGTGCCGCGTGTGGCGCGAACCGGAATTCGCATGAAGACCTGGCAGCATCCGGGCACACCGGTGGGTGAGCGCCGGTGGCTGCCCGTGATGGACGTAGCGGAGTGATGCCAATGTCGATAGATATGCAGCAGCGCTGGGCGGATCGGCCGCTCGGCATGCGGGACGTGTATCCGCAGCAGGCCAGGCAACGGCGGCAGCTGGAGTCAAAGCTGCTGCGGGTGTTTGAGCAAAACGGATTCGAGATGGTCTCCTGCGGGCTGTTGGAGTACGTGGATACCCTGCTGCGCGGGCGCGCATCGAGCGAAGCGGAGGATTGGCTGCGCATGGTCGACGCCACCGGGCGGACGGTGGTGCTGCGGCCCGAGATGACGCCCTCCATCGCCCGGATGGCCGCGCCGCTGCTCGCGGCGGGGACCACGGAGATCCGCTGGTCGTACGCGGAGCGGGTATATCGGCGCACGAACGATCCCGCGTCGCTCTCCTGGGCCAGCGGCAAGGCGGCCGAGTCGACGCAGGTCGGCGTGGAGTGGATCGGTCGGTCGGGCGCCGAGGCGGATGCCGACGTGATCGCCCTCTGCCAGGCCGCGCTGGAGGCGCTGGAGCTGGACGGCTGGCAGATGGTCGCGAGCCACGCCGCTTTTGCACCTGCCTTCCTGGAGGCGCACGGCATCGCGCCGGAGACCGCGGAATCGCTGACGCTGTGCCTCGCGCGCGGGGATTATGTCGGGTTCCGCGGCGTGATCGGCGCCCTCAGTGCAGCCACCGGCGTCGCCGACGACGTGCTGGATCAATTGTCCACGCTCGATCCGCTGGCCGCCGACCTGCCCGAGCCGCTCCTGCGCCGCTTCGCGGACAGCGAAGCCGGCCGGCGGGCGCTCACAGCGTGGAAGGAGCTGCGTGACCTCGCGGCCGTGCTGCAGCGCCGGGGGTTGGCGGACCGGGTGTCGTTCGATCTCACGCTCGTGCGGGACCTGACGTATTACACCGGGATCGTCTTCGAGGTGTTCGCGCCCGGCGCGGGCGCGCCCATCGCCCTCGGCGGCCGCTACGACGATCTGTTGGTGCAGTTCGGCACGCCCGCCCCGGCCATCGGGTTTGCGTTCGAGGCCGAGCGGCTGCTGACCGTGCAGACCGAGGGCGAGTGGTTGCACGAGGCGGACGAGCGGGGCGCGAGCCCCGCTGGCGAGACGGAATCTTCCGGGCGAATCCGGGCTACCGCGTCAGGAGAGGAGGCATCCCCATGGTGACCATCGCCCTGGCCAAAGGGCGCACGGCGGACGGGGTGGTGCCCTTGTGGAGGCGCGCGGGACTGCCCGCCCCGGTCGATCTCGACGACAGCCGCGCCCTTGTCTTCGAGATGGAGTCCCCGGTCCACGGGCCCCTGCGCTTCCTCCTCGCCAAACCGGCCGACGTCCCGACCTATGTGTCGTTCGGGGTGGCCGACATCGGCGTCGTCGGCAAGGACGTCCTGCTCGAGAGCGGGCGCGAGGTGTACGAACTGTTGGACCTGCATGCCGCGCGCTGCAAGCTGTGCGTGGCCGGGCGGCCGGAGGAGCGGGATCGGCGGCCGCGTCGGGTGGCGACCAAGTACCCGCGCCTGGCCGACCAGTACTTCCGCAGCCTCGGCGTCGCAGTTGAGACGATTCCGCTCAGCGGCTCGATTGAGTTGGCGGCCGTCATCGGGCTGGCCGATCGCATCTTCGACCTCGTCCAGACCGGCGCGACGTTGGCCGCCAACGGGTTGGTGGTGTTCGACGAGGTGATGGACGTATCGGCGCGGCTCATCGCGAACCGATCCAGCTACCGGACGAAGCGGCAGGCCATCCAGTGGGTGACGGATCAATTGGCGCAGGCGCTGACCCGGGAGGCGGTGGAGTCATGAAGCTGGTGAGGATGGAGGCAGGATCCTTCGACTGGCAGCGGACGGCCGCGGCGGACGACGAGGCGGTGCGCCGCGTCGCGGAGATGGTGGCGCAGGTGCGCCGGGAAGGCGACCAGGCGCTGCGGCGGTACACGGAGGCCTTCGACGACCCGGGTCTGGCGGGACGCACGTGGAGGGTTCGGGTCGATCCCGCCGACCTCGAGCGGGCCTGGGCGACCCTGGATGCGCCACTGCAGCGGGCGCTGGAGCGGGCGGCGGATCGCATCCGGCGCTTTCACGAGCACCAGCGGCCGGCGGATGTGGACGCGGCGGGATCGGACGGAGAGCGGATGGGCATGACCTGGCGGCCGCTGCGGCGGGTCGGGGTGTACGCGCCAGGCGGCCGGGCGGCGTATCCGTCGACGGTGCTGATGAACGTGATCCCGGCGCAGGTGGCGGGCGTCGACGAGGTGGTGCTGGTCTCGCCCCCACAGCGCGGCACGGGGTTGCCGCACCCCTTGGTGATGGCGGCGGCGCACCTGCTCGGCGTGCGGGAGGTGTACCGCGTCGGCGGCGCGCAGGCCATCGCTGCCTTGGCGTACGGCACGGAGAGCGTGGCGCGGGTGGACAAGATCGCCGGGCCGGGCAATCTGTACGTGGCCCTCGCCAAGCGCCTGGTGATGGGGGACGTCGGGATCGACAGCGTGGCCGGGCCGAGCGAGGTGTTCATCGTCGCCGACGAGACGGCCGACGCGCGCTTTGTGGCGGCAGACCTGCTCGCTCAGGCGGAGCACGATCCGGAGGCGGGCGCGGTCCTGGTCACAGTGGAC includes the following:
- a CDS encoding ferric reductase-like transmembrane domain-containing protein, with translation MDAAEERVTWYPLAGAVVFLLLVIAASYAWVVAMFPPEQEKNLVFWYMERAAGFTAYELLAFTALLGLTSSAGMWDRWKARRLVTQWHQFASSLVIAFLVLHLWGLHEDTTIPFPLPKLFVPFAASYRPLFTGFGVLALYGLAVLLVTSYLRPYIRPRVWRSIHFLSIPVFLLVTLHGLLSGTDSTSAWAVWMYVVPAALFVGLLVPRLLGRCLPL
- the hisD gene encoding histidinol dehydrogenase → MKLVRMEAGSFDWQRTAAADDEAVRRVAEMVAQVRREGDQALRRYTEAFDDPGLAGRTWRVRVDPADLERAWATLDAPLQRALERAADRIRRFHEHQRPADVDAAGSDGERMGMTWRPLRRVGVYAPGGRAAYPSTVLMNVIPAQVAGVDEVVLVSPPQRGTGLPHPLVMAAAHLLGVREVYRVGGAQAIAALAYGTESVARVDKIAGPGNLYVALAKRLVMGDVGIDSVAGPSEVFIVADETADARFVAADLLAQAEHDPEAGAVLVTVDAGLADAVEQELERQLAELPRREIARAALERWGAVVVASSLEEAIEVVNRSAPEHVELLVREPDRWLPRVRAAGAVFLGAHTPEPVGDYYAGPNHVLPTHGTARFASGLGVLDFMRRMTWVAYTPEALARHRADITALAEAEGLAAHARAVAIRAEGGSRDGGLA
- the hisG gene encoding ATP phosphoribosyltransferase; its protein translation is MVTIALAKGRTADGVVPLWRRAGLPAPVDLDDSRALVFEMESPVHGPLRFLLAKPADVPTYVSFGVADIGVVGKDVLLESGREVYELLDLHAARCKLCVAGRPEERDRRPRRVATKYPRLADQYFRSLGVAVETIPLSGSIELAAVIGLADRIFDLVQTGATLAANGLVVFDEVMDVSARLIANRSSYRTKRQAIQWVTDQLAQALTREAVES
- a CDS encoding ATP phosphoribosyltransferase regulatory subunit, with protein sequence MSIDMQQRWADRPLGMRDVYPQQARQRRQLESKLLRVFEQNGFEMVSCGLLEYVDTLLRGRASSEAEDWLRMVDATGRTVVLRPEMTPSIARMAAPLLAAGTTEIRWSYAERVYRRTNDPASLSWASGKAAESTQVGVEWIGRSGAEADADVIALCQAALEALELDGWQMVASHAAFAPAFLEAHGIAPETAESLTLCLARGDYVGFRGVIGALSAATGVADDVLDQLSTLDPLAADLPEPLLRRFADSEAGRRALTAWKELRDLAAVLQRRGLADRVSFDLTLVRDLTYYTGIVFEVFAPGAGAPIALGGRYDDLLVQFGTPAPAIGFAFEAERLLTVQTEGEWLHEADERGASPAGETESSGRIRATASGEEASPW